The Aethina tumida isolate Nest 87 chromosome 6, icAetTumi1.1, whole genome shotgun sequence genome has a segment encoding these proteins:
- the LOC109604208 gene encoding uncharacterized protein LOC109604208 → MEEENVDSAMALLDLNEEGKQDDSQDTAELKSARTLRSSGRSKKVPEVQPEKRRTKLKPKRLDENSSYNAVRNYYLDKTIKKQSPSLETIFEEPTSVNGKLLEISHKKIKRMMNFNATPSMNKLKVKKRQMKAKKFGFKKNRKKMSMETFMEKLNKLGGPDE, encoded by the exons ATGGAAGAGGAAAACGTCGATTCAGCTATGGCGTTGTTGGATTTGAATGAAGAAGGTAAACAGGATGATTCGCAGGACACTGCCGAATTAAAATCGGCAAGAACCTTACGCAGCTCCGGGCGTAGTAAAAAAGTGCCAGAGGTTCAGCCCGAAAAACGTCGCACGAAATTAAAACCGAAGCGACTCGACGAGAACAGCAGTTACAACGCTGTGCGAAATTATTATCTGGATAAAACG ATTAAAAAACAGTCACCTAGTCTAGAGACAATTTTCGAAGAGCCAACAAGTGTGAACGGAAAGCTACTTGAAATTAGTCATAAGAAGATCAAAAGGATGATGAATTTCAATGCGACTCCCTCCATGAATAAACTGAAGGTTAAGAAGAGACAAATGAAGGCCAAGAAGTTTGGTTTCAAGAAAAACAGGAAGAAAATGAGTATGGAAACCTTTATGGAAAAGTTGAACAAGTTAGGAGGACCCGATGAGTGA